The DNA window ACGCGAGCTTTTGCAGATCATCAAGCGACGGGGAAGTCTGTCCGTCGATGAGGCCATGGAGGCGCTCGGCATGGCCCGCACGACCGTACGAGAGCACCTTCTGCAACTGAAGGAAAAAGGCCTCCTGGATCGAACTGTCGAGCGGAAAGGACGGGGCCGCCCGAGCCACCGCTACGAAATGACCCGGCGGGCCAAGGTGCTCTTTCCGTCCCGAGACGGCGAGCTTATGGGACGGCTCGTTCGGTTCCTGAACGAACGAGGCGCGGAGGATCTGGTGCAGACGTTCTTCGAGTCGTACTGGAATGATCGGACGGAGGCGGTGAAGCAGAAGCTGAAAGATGTAGCGTCTGGTGACATCGACGACAAGGTGGAAACCCTCCGGCAGATTCTGGAGGAGGAAGGCTTTATGCCCCAGATTTCTCGTGAGGACAATCGGGTGACGATTCGGGAGTGCAACTGCCCGTTTCCCGAGTCGGTGAAGGAGTCGCGCATTCCGTGCCGGTTGGAGGAGGAGTTTTACCAGGAGATCTTCGGAGGAGAGCTCGAACGGGTGTCCCACATCCCCGAGGGGAATTCCTCCTGCTCGTATGAGGTCGAGACTGAACCCGTCGCCTGAGCCGTCTCTCCGGATGTGAACACGAGGATCTCCTGAGGAAAGGGGAGTTTTGTCATAAATAAAACGTTAGTTAGCAAATTTACCGTTTATAATAGTGGGGAGGGGTAGGCGGAATTCGTCCATGCACACCAAGATTTGGAGGCCCCATGCAGCTTGCTCTCAGTAGTGCCGCGTTGCCCAACGCACCGATCGATACGCTCCGCCGTGCGGCCCAGCGCCGGGACCTCAAGGGGCTGGAGCTTGTGCTCGGAGCGGGACACGCACACGGAATCGGGACGCCTAGCGAATCGGCTCCGTCCGTTGTGGACGAGGGGCGTCCGAAGAAAGGAGGGATCCCGCCCGTACAGTGGCTTTTTGCAGGAAAGAAGCCGTCAATCACAGACGTTCTGTACTGGGGGCGGCAGGCCGCCCTTCTCGACGCCGGACTGCTACTCAGGAACACGATTCCGGAAACGCCGCTGGGGGTGCCGCTTGCCCTGGTGCACGGAACGGATCTTCAGGAGGCGCAGCGGGCGGCCGCCTGG is part of the Salinibacter sp. 10B genome and encodes:
- a CDS encoding DeoR family transcriptional regulator, with amino-acid sequence MSSALDLVSSDTRRELLQIIKRRGSLSVDEAMEALGMARTTVREHLLQLKEKGLLDRTVERKGRGRPSHRYEMTRRAKVLFPSRDGELMGRLVRFLNERGAEDLVQTFFESYWNDRTEAVKQKLKDVASGDIDDKVETLRQILEEEGFMPQISREDNRVTIRECNCPFPESVKESRIPCRLEEEFYQEIFGGELERVSHIPEGNSSCSYEVETEPVA